A stretch of Patescibacteria group bacterium DNA encodes these proteins:
- a CDS encoding J domain-containing protein produces the protein MDAIQGLDYLIDYYALLGVARDASSDDLHRAYREKQLQYHPDRYEGLAPEMKQAALEKSRLIVEAYRLLSDPAARQAYDAKLAAWDGPVSANGLPIIDLSRPRFRPETLFEGEGAESGDKSEAMARQFSGHDEAMFSVIEKMYQASPEPTPEVAEAYRQALAKKDLYLSLKEGLAWNRAGIENQPVDEQADSDHVATVERRLEEARAQVKIGAERTLQLCAAGEIKLLGDGGAARVQTIKDDPAGALALYQAQAEKRFDAAAGEIREAAKVRAEVAAQRLEAVAGVYDPPQPEMFPRLAVRMQAGGKAVWLAFCLTDTASIGPDDGVSAAELAKLDDPEAARLWIAGGANILRLEFQEGLELKSQLERAVLKHFERLV, from the coding sequence ATGGACGCTATTCAGGGGCTGGATTATCTGATCGACTACTATGCTTTGCTGGGCGTTGCCCGTGACGCTTCGTCCGACGACCTTCATCGCGCCTACCGCGAAAAGCAGCTTCAATACCACCCGGACCGCTACGAAGGTCTGGCGCCGGAAATGAAGCAGGCGGCTCTGGAGAAGTCGCGGCTCATCGTCGAGGCTTACAGACTGCTGTCCGATCCCGCCGCGCGCCAGGCGTATGACGCCAAGCTCGCGGCCTGGGACGGTCCGGTGAGCGCGAACGGCCTGCCGATCATTGATCTCAGCCGGCCGCGTTTCCGGCCCGAGACCTTGTTCGAAGGCGAGGGCGCGGAATCGGGTGACAAGTCCGAAGCCATGGCCAGGCAATTCTCCGGCCACGACGAAGCCATGTTCTCGGTCATCGAGAAAATGTATCAAGCTTCGCCCGAGCCGACGCCTGAAGTCGCCGAGGCTTATCGCCAGGCATTGGCCAAGAAGGATCTGTACCTGTCCCTGAAGGAGGGCTTGGCCTGGAACCGCGCCGGTATCGAGAACCAGCCGGTCGACGAGCAGGCAGACAGTGATCATGTCGCGACCGTCGAGCGGCGTCTCGAGGAGGCGCGTGCGCAGGTGAAGATCGGCGCCGAGCGGACGCTCCAACTGTGCGCTGCGGGCGAGATCAAACTGCTGGGCGACGGGGGAGCGGCTCGCGTTCAGACGATCAAGGATGATCCGGCCGGCGCGCTGGCGCTTTACCAAGCCCAGGCTGAAAAGCGTTTCGATGCCGCGGCCGGTGAGATCCGTGAAGCGGCCAAGGTGCGCGCCGAGGTCGCGGCTCAGCGGCTCGAAGCCGTCGCCGGGGTCTACGATCCGCCGCAACCGGAGATGTTCCCGCGGCTCGCGGTCAGGATGCAGGCCGGCGGCAAGGCGGTATGGCTGGCCTTTTGCCTGACCGATACCGCGTCGATCGGACCTGACGACGGCGTCAGCGCCGCAGAGCTGGCCAAGCTCGACGACCCGGAAGCGGCCCGTCTTTGGATCGCCGGCGGCGCCAACATCCTGCGGCTGGAGTTTCAGGAAGGCTTGGAACTCAAGTCACAGCTCGAACGAGCGGTCCTCAAACACTTCGAGCGTCTGGTTTAG
- the pheT gene encoding phenylalanine--tRNA ligase subunit beta: MNILTSYNWLKEYVAFKGSADVFARQVSLCGPSVERQYPQAQLYDHLVIGQILAVEPHPNADKLRIVKTDIGKRKIDLVCGGSNLSVGMKVVVALAGASVRWHGQGEPVILAPTEIRGVKSEGMICAASEIGLGDAFPHAEKEILDLSWCKAKPGTAFAKALGLDDTVFDIEVTTNRPDAFSVVGLAREAAAILGLKFVWKEPVVPSVSKTAKHRELEVKNLAPKLCTRYEAVVVDNICLGPSPWWLKNRLRLSGLRPINNIVDITNYVMLEYGQPLHAFDYERIAGQTIVVRAAKAGEKLKILDGREVELRAEDLVIADAEKPMAVAGVIGGEASSVTAETKTIVFESACFDPVAVRRTARGLNAHTDASLRYEKGLPDEQTNASLARAVELCQEIACGRVASHVIDERVAQHKKVKHVFRPAKAEQLIGVKIPKHRMLAILRSLGFGISPRSGRADKAKYEVTVPYWRERDIEGERDFAEEIARIHGYHNLPSVLPTGEIPLEPPSPILRAEDDIREFLRGAGFTELVTYSFVSAEVLEKCGFNVASCQKIANPLSQDFEYMRPSLLPGLLMAVKANQGAYPSGRLFEVSNVYPARAGQLPDEHPMFQAAYYAHGLPPEEQFRLIKGVFESYAKLAGLLDIRLERVAADERLWHPGRSARIMAGETALGTLGEIHPAVLQKFGVDGAVMVFELDLRSALAAAKPGKRYIPVSPFPPVRRDMAIVVNERVEYGEVAATVRSASPLVADMELFDVYRGENLGAGKKSLAFHLTLASADRTLTAEDADKTVAGIVQILTERFGAALRV; encoded by the coding sequence GTGAACATCCTGACGTCCTACAACTGGCTCAAGGAATACGTGGCTTTCAAGGGAAGCGCCGATGTTTTTGCGCGCCAGGTTTCGTTGTGCGGACCGTCGGTCGAACGGCAGTATCCGCAGGCGCAGCTGTACGATCATCTGGTGATCGGCCAGATCCTGGCGGTTGAGCCGCATCCGAACGCGGACAAGCTTCGGATCGTCAAAACGGATATCGGCAAGCGGAAGATTGATCTCGTCTGCGGCGGCAGCAACCTGAGCGTCGGCATGAAGGTTGTCGTCGCGCTCGCGGGCGCGAGCGTCCGCTGGCACGGCCAGGGCGAGCCCGTCATCCTCGCGCCGACGGAGATCCGCGGCGTGAAGAGCGAGGGGATGATCTGCGCCGCGTCCGAGATCGGCCTCGGCGACGCGTTCCCGCACGCCGAGAAGGAGATCCTCGACCTCAGCTGGTGCAAGGCCAAGCCAGGCACGGCTTTCGCCAAGGCCCTAGGGCTCGATGACACCGTTTTCGACATTGAAGTGACCACCAATCGGCCGGACGCCTTTTCGGTCGTCGGTCTCGCGCGCGAAGCGGCTGCTATCCTGGGATTGAAGTTCGTCTGGAAAGAGCCGGTGGTCCCGTCGGTCTCGAAGACGGCGAAGCATCGCGAACTCGAGGTCAAGAATCTGGCACCCAAGCTCTGCACGCGCTATGAGGCCGTGGTCGTCGACAACATCTGTCTCGGTCCGTCGCCGTGGTGGCTCAAGAATCGCCTGCGCCTCTCCGGCTTGCGGCCGATCAACAACATCGTCGACATCACCAATTACGTCATGCTCGAATACGGCCAGCCGCTGCACGCTTTTGATTACGAGCGCATCGCCGGCCAGACGATCGTGGTGCGCGCCGCCAAGGCGGGGGAGAAGCTGAAGATCCTGGATGGTCGCGAGGTCGAACTGCGCGCCGAGGACCTGGTCATCGCCGACGCGGAGAAACCCATGGCGGTCGCCGGCGTCATCGGCGGCGAGGCGTCGTCCGTGACCGCCGAGACTAAGACTATTGTTTTCGAATCCGCTTGTTTCGATCCGGTGGCCGTGCGGCGCACGGCCCGGGGTCTCAACGCGCACACGGATGCTTCCTTGCGCTATGAGAAAGGCCTGCCGGACGAGCAGACGAACGCTTCTTTGGCCCGCGCTGTGGAATTGTGTCAGGAGATTGCCTGCGGTCGCGTCGCGAGCCATGTCATTGATGAGCGGGTCGCCCAGCACAAGAAAGTCAAACACGTTTTCCGTCCGGCCAAGGCCGAACAATTGATCGGCGTGAAGATCCCCAAACATCGGATGCTTGCCATCCTGCGGTCCTTGGGTTTCGGCATTTCGCCCCGGAGCGGCCGCGCGGATAAGGCGAAATACGAGGTCACGGTGCCGTATTGGCGCGAGCGCGACATCGAGGGTGAGCGTGATTTTGCCGAAGAGATCGCCCGCATCCACGGTTATCACAATCTGCCTTCGGTCCTGCCGACGGGCGAGATTCCGCTGGAGCCGCCGAGTCCGATCTTGCGCGCCGAGGATGATATCCGCGAGTTCTTGCGCGGCGCCGGTTTTACGGAGCTCGTGACCTATTCGTTCGTGTCCGCCGAGGTTTTGGAAAAATGCGGTTTCAACGTCGCGTCCTGCCAGAAGATCGCCAATCCGTTGTCGCAGGATTTCGAATACATGCGGCCCAGCCTGCTGCCGGGCTTGCTCATGGCGGTCAAGGCGAATCAGGGCGCATATCCTTCGGGCCGGCTGTTCGAAGTGAGCAACGTTTATCCCGCCCGCGCCGGCCAGTTGCCGGACGAGCACCCGATGTTCCAGGCCGCTTATTACGCGCATGGTTTGCCGCCGGAGGAGCAGTTCCGTCTGATCAAGGGTGTTTTTGAATCTTACGCCAAGCTGGCCGGTCTGCTGGATATCCGGTTGGAGCGCGTCGCCGCCGATGAGCGCCTGTGGCATCCGGGCCGCAGCGCCAGGATCATGGCGGGCGAAACAGCGCTTGGCACGCTCGGCGAGATCCATCCGGCCGTGTTGCAGAAGTTCGGCGTTGATGGCGCGGTCATGGTCTTCGAACTCGACTTGCGCTCCGCGCTGGCCGCGGCCAAGCCAGGGAAGCGCTACATCCCGGTCTCGCCGTTCCCGCCAGTGCGCCGCGATATGGCCATCGTCGTGAATGAGCGGGTGGAGTACGGAGAGGTTGCCGCAACGGTCAGGTCCGCCAGTCCGCTCGTCGCAGATATGGAACTCTTTGACGTCTATCGCGGCGAGAATCTCGGGGCCGGCAAGAAGAGCCTGGCTTTTCATCTGACGCTCGCGAGCGCCGACCGCACGCTCACGGCCGAGGACGCCGACAAGACCGTGGCTGGTATCGTGCAGATTTTGACCGAAAGATTCGGCGCCGCGTTGCGGGTTTAG
- the pheS gene encoding phenylalanine--tRNA ligase subunit alpha, with translation MLAQLEQLSQRIETALNQAKNLADLDALEMVELGRKSEFAGLLKGLGELAPEERRAAGQKVNETKVRLQSLFAAKRQELQAASFKALAEEGWLDVTLPGIRPPEGHLHLTSQAIKEVTEIFSRIGFYRARHPEVDWDWYAFEALNMPPDHPARDEWETFFIDAPRHPKHGRMVLTPHTSSGQVREMERRPLPIRMISISKCYRRQMDVSHVPMFHQFEGLLIDKGISVTHLKGVLDYFAATFFGPERKTRLRPFHFRFTEPSFEVDISCGICHGTGRLDDGGKCRLCKDGWLELGGAGMVHPNVLKAGNIDSEEWGGFAFGWGVERTMMMKAGLKIPDIRELYNGDFNFLKQF, from the coding sequence ATGCTCGCACAGCTTGAGCAACTCAGCCAACGTATCGAGACCGCTTTGAACCAGGCCAAGAACCTGGCTGATTTGGATGCGCTGGAGATGGTCGAACTCGGACGCAAGAGCGAATTCGCGGGTCTGCTCAAGGGATTAGGAGAGCTCGCTCCCGAGGAACGCCGCGCCGCCGGCCAGAAAGTGAACGAGACCAAGGTCCGGCTGCAGTCGTTGTTCGCCGCCAAAAGACAGGAACTCCAAGCCGCGTCCTTCAAGGCTCTGGCCGAAGAGGGCTGGCTCGACGTGACGCTGCCGGGGATCCGGCCGCCCGAGGGTCATCTGCATCTCACTAGCCAGGCGATCAAGGAGGTCACGGAAATCTTCAGCCGCATCGGTTTTTATCGCGCCCGCCATCCGGAAGTCGATTGGGATTGGTACGCGTTCGAGGCGCTGAACATGCCGCCGGATCATCCGGCGCGGGACGAGTGGGAGACTTTCTTCATTGACGCGCCCCGCCATCCCAAGCATGGCCGCATGGTGCTCACCCCGCACACTTCTTCGGGCCAGGTCCGGGAGATGGAGCGCCGGCCGCTGCCGATCAGGATGATCAGCATCTCCAAGTGCTATCGCCGTCAGATGGACGTTTCGCACGTGCCGATGTTCCACCAATTCGAAGGGTTACTTATAGATAAAGGCATTTCCGTCACACATCTCAAGGGCGTGCTCGATTATTTCGCCGCGACTTTTTTCGGACCGGAGCGGAAGACCCGGCTCCGACCCTTCCATTTTCGCTTCACTGAGCCAAGTTTTGAGGTTGATATTTCCTGTGGCATCTGTCACGGCACCGGCAGACTCGACGACGGCGGCAAGTGCCGCCTCTGCAAGGATGGCTGGCTCGAACTCGGCGGCGCCGGCATGGTCCACCCCAACGTACTCAAGGCTGGCAACATCGACTCCGAAGAGTGGGGTGGTTTCGCTTTCGGCTGGGGCGTGGAACGGACCATGATGATGAAAGCCGGATTGAAGATCCCGGACATCCGCGAGCTCTACAACGGCGATTTTAATTTCCTGAAACAATTCTAG
- a CDS encoding site-2 protease family protein, producing MIWTIVIFIAVLSLLVFVHELGHFATAKLLGISVEEFGFGFPPRIFGVKFKDTIYSLNWIPLGGFVKIKGEAGENSRDRDSFASRGTGARALVIGAGVTMNLLLAWMLLSAGFMLGLPQALENLPPSARVISTEIQVYSVLPDSPASRAGIKVGDVIAQADSLPVADPDSFRNFTAEKEGAPITLALVRSGEPLELAVTPEKLSGTDRAGIGIAVMRTGLVSYPWYIAPVQGLVTTGYLVKAIFGAFGGIIGDLFTAHKVSVDLSGPVGIAVMTAEVMEMGFLHLLQFVALLSINLAVINILPFPALDGGRLFFLALERLRRRPVAARVETMIHNIGFMILITLVLVITARDVLKFGDRILGAASSIFGS from the coding sequence ATGATCTGGACCATCGTGATTTTCATCGCCGTCCTGTCCTTGCTCGTGTTCGTCCATGAGCTGGGCCATTTCGCGACCGCCAAACTGCTCGGCATCAGCGTCGAAGAGTTCGGCTTCGGTTTTCCGCCCCGCATTTTCGGCGTCAAATTCAAGGACACGATCTATTCCCTCAATTGGATCCCGCTCGGCGGCTTCGTGAAGATCAAAGGCGAGGCCGGCGAGAATTCCCGCGATCGCGACAGCTTCGCGTCCCGCGGCACCGGCGCGCGCGCCCTCGTCATCGGCGCCGGCGTCACCATGAACCTGCTTCTGGCTTGGATGCTGCTTTCCGCCGGCTTCATGCTCGGCCTGCCGCAGGCGCTCGAGAATCTGCCGCCCTCGGCGCGGGTCATCTCCACCGAGATTCAGGTCTATTCCGTGCTGCCGGATTCTCCGGCCAGCCGCGCCGGGATCAAGGTCGGCGACGTCATCGCACAGGCGGACTCCCTGCCGGTCGCTGATCCGGACTCGTTCCGCAATTTCACCGCTGAAAAAGAAGGCGCTCCGATCACGCTCGCCCTCGTCCGTTCCGGCGAACCGCTGGAGCTCGCGGTCACGCCGGAAAAACTTTCCGGGACCGATCGCGCCGGCATCGGCATCGCGGTCATGCGCACGGGCCTGGTCTCCTATCCCTGGTATATCGCTCCGGTGCAGGGTCTCGTGACCACCGGTTATCTCGTCAAGGCGATCTTCGGCGCTTTCGGCGGCATCATCGGCGACCTGTTCACCGCGCACAAGGTCTCGGTCGACCTCTCGGGTCCGGTCGGCATCGCCGTCATGACGGCCGAGGTCATGGAGATGGGCTTCCTCCACCTGCTGCAGTTCGTCGCGCTCCTGTCGATCAATCTGGCAGTCATCAATATCCTGCCGTTCCCGGCGCTCGACGGCGGACGCCTGTTCTTCCTGGCGCTCGAACGTCTCCGCCGCCGGCCGGTGGCCGCGCGGGTCGAGACGATGATCCACAACATCGGTTTCATGATCCTGATCACCCTGGTGCTCGTCATAACGGCCCGGGATGTGCTAAAATTCGGGGACCGAATTTTAGGAGCCGCGTCCTCTATTTTTGGCTCCTGA
- the murI gene encoding glutamate racemase — MIGVFDSGIGGLTVVKEIFRQLPGYSVVYFGDTARTPYGNKSPKTVVRYSLQDAEFLVSKGAKVIVVACNTASALAIATLRRKLKVPLFEVVAPAVERAAAVTRGRVGVIGTRATVESGIYAEKMRLARPRTKVYGQACPLFVPLVEEGWLQEPETRMVVAKYIAPLRKRGIDSLILGCTHYPFLRPLIAKELPDVRLVDPARETAAALKEYLSAHPELDRRMDQRGRRKFFVSDRTGHFSHLAADWLGGPIDLQEVKLE; from the coding sequence ATGATCGGCGTCTTCGACTCCGGCATCGGCGGACTCACCGTCGTCAAGGAAATATTCCGGCAATTGCCCGGCTACTCCGTGGTCTATTTCGGCGACACCGCGCGCACGCCCTACGGCAACAAAAGTCCGAAGACGGTCGTCAGATATTCTTTGCAGGATGCCGAGTTCCTGGTCTCGAAAGGCGCGAAGGTCATCGTCGTCGCTTGCAACACCGCTTCCGCGCTGGCGATCGCCACGCTGCGGCGCAAACTGAAAGTGCCGCTGTTCGAAGTGGTCGCGCCGGCCGTCGAACGCGCCGCGGCGGTGACGCGGGGGAGGGTCGGCGTCATCGGGACGCGCGCCACTGTCGAGAGCGGCATCTACGCCGAGAAAATGAGACTGGCCAGGCCGCGCACAAAGGTGTATGGTCAGGCCTGCCCACTCTTCGTGCCGCTTGTTGAAGAAGGGTGGCTCCAAGAGCCGGAAACGCGCATGGTTGTCGCTAAATACATCGCGCCGCTCCGGAAGCGCGGGATCGATTCCCTGATCCTCGGCTGCACGCATTATCCGTTCCTACGGCCGCTCATCGCCAAAGAATTGCCGGACGTCCGGCTCGTCGATCCGGCCCGCGAAACCGCCGCGGCCCTGAAAGAATACTTGTCCGCGCATCCGGAACTCGACCGGCGGATGGACCAGCGCGGCCGGCGGAAATTCTTCGTCAGCGACCGCACCGGACATTTTTCACATCTTGCCGCTGACTGGCTCGGCGGCCCCATCGACCTCCAGGAGGTCAAACTCGAATGA
- a CDS encoding phosphomannomutase/phosphoglucomutase, with product MTLLPKIFKAYDIRGVVPTELDAAGARLVGQAAVRFTGAKTLVVGKDMRESTPQLFETFADGVLGQGADIIDVGLVTTPMFYFAVGDYELHDAGVMVTASHNPKQYNGFKLCHGDVMPIGAASGIYDVRDLALQGPYPEQARGQIVETDIRAAYLERLFRQVDASKFRPLKVVVDTGNGMEGVIIKEIFERLPKCELTGLFLDLDGNFPNHEANPLKEETLDALKAEIRRQRADFGVAFDGDADRVGLVDELGNVVRGDLILALLAPRLLKKEPPGTAVLYDVRESLVAAEEIERAGGRAVMCRVGHGLIKPQMRQDKAVFAGELSNHFYFRDFYNAESSDLVMLLVMELMSETGKKLSELVAPLRRYHHSGEMNFEVADKDAVLAKVEEVYGREAAAVIRIDGVRMDFRDQDRPSEDWWFSVRASNTEPLLRLNLEAKSKSKMEAKREELLKLIRQS from the coding sequence ATGACCCTGCTTCCGAAGATCTTTAAGGCTTACGACATCCGGGGCGTGGTGCCGACCGAACTCGACGCTGCCGGCGCCAGGCTGGTCGGCCAGGCCGCAGTCAGGTTCACCGGCGCCAAGACGCTCGTGGTCGGCAAGGACATGCGCGAGTCGACGCCACAGCTTTTCGAGACCTTCGCCGACGGCGTCCTGGGGCAGGGCGCGGATATCATTGACGTCGGACTCGTGACGACCCCGATGTTCTACTTCGCGGTCGGCGACTACGAACTGCACGACGCCGGCGTGATGGTCACGGCCTCGCACAACCCCAAGCAGTACAACGGTTTCAAATTGTGCCACGGCGACGTGATGCCGATCGGGGCCGCGTCCGGAATCTACGATGTGCGCGATCTGGCGCTCCAGGGACCGTATCCGGAGCAGGCCCGCGGACAGATCGTGGAGACCGACATCCGGGCGGCTTATCTCGAACGGCTGTTCCGCCAGGTCGACGCGAGCAAGTTCCGGCCGCTCAAGGTCGTTGTTGATACCGGTAACGGCATGGAGGGCGTCATCATCAAAGAGATCTTTGAGCGGCTGCCCAAGTGCGAGCTGACCGGCCTGTTCCTAGACCTCGACGGCAATTTCCCGAATCACGAGGCTAACCCGCTCAAAGAGGAAACCCTGGACGCGCTGAAAGCGGAGATCCGGCGCCAGCGCGCGGATTTTGGCGTGGCGTTCGATGGCGACGCCGACCGTGTCGGTCTCGTTGACGAGCTTGGGAACGTAGTGCGCGGCGACCTCATCCTGGCTTTGCTCGCGCCGCGGCTGCTCAAGAAAGAACCGCCTGGCACAGCGGTCCTGTACGACGTGCGCGAGAGTCTGGTCGCGGCCGAAGAGATCGAACGCGCCGGCGGCCGGGCGGTCATGTGCCGCGTCGGGCACGGACTCATCAAGCCGCAGATGCGCCAGGACAAGGCGGTCTTCGCCGGCGAGTTGTCCAACCATTTTTATTTCCGCGATTTTTATAATGCTGAATCCTCGGATCTCGTGATGCTGCTCGTGATGGAGCTGATGTCCGAGACCGGCAAGAAATTGTCCGAGCTCGTCGCGCCGCTCCGGCGTTACCATCATTCCGGGGAGATGAATTTCGAGGTAGCGGACAAGGACGCGGTGCTGGCGAAAGTCGAAGAGGTCTACGGCCGCGAGGCTGCGGCGGTCATCAGGATCGACGGCGTCAGGATGGATTTTCGGGACCAGGATCGACCTAGCGAGGATTGGTGGTTCAGCGTCCGCGCCTCCAATACGGAACCGCTTTTGAGGCTCAACCTAGAGGCAAAATCGAAATCGAAAATGGAGGCAAAACGGGAGGAACTGTTGAAGTTGATAAGACAAAGTTAA
- a CDS encoding LemA family protein, with the protein MSTPTLILLVVGLVVAAAVVWIVAVYNGLITLKNRTEEAWSDIDVQLKRRYDLIPNLVETVKGYARHESQTMEKVIAARAAAMGAQTTAAKADAENALSQTLKSLFAVVEAYPDLKANQNFLQLQDDLKDAEDKIQAARRFYNANVRDFNTKIEVFPDNIIASNLNFKKYDFFEITNAAERENVQVKF; encoded by the coding sequence ATGTCAACCCCTACTCTCATCCTGCTGGTCGTCGGCCTGGTCGTTGCCGCAGCCGTCGTCTGGATCGTCGCCGTCTATAACGGCCTGATTACTCTCAAAAACCGCACCGAGGAAGCCTGGTCCGACATCGACGTGCAGCTCAAGCGCCGCTATGACCTGATCCCGAACCTGGTCGAGACCGTCAAAGGCTACGCTCGCCACGAATCTCAGACCATGGAGAAGGTCATCGCGGCCCGCGCCGCGGCCATGGGCGCTCAGACCACCGCCGCCAAAGCTGACGCCGAAAACGCGCTCTCCCAGACCCTGAAGTCGCTCTTCGCCGTCGTCGAAGCCTACCCGGACCTCAAGGCCAACCAGAACTTCCTCCAGCTCCAGGACGACCTGAAGGACGCCGAAGACAAGATCCAGGCCGCGCGCCGGTTCTACAACGCCAACGTCCGCGACTTCAACACCAAGATCGAGGTTTTCCCGGATAACATCATCGCCAGCAACCTGAACTTCAAGAAATACGATTTCTTCGAGATCACGAACGCCGCCGAACGGGAGAACGTGCAGGTGAAGTTCTAA
- a CDS encoding M48 family metallopeptidase codes for MTTYDFVAANKRKTALLMAVFLAVVIGLGWWLDRTYNGGGFYIALAVIYSTGSALVSYYAGDKVALATSGARPVTETDNPYLVRMVDNLCISVGLPKPRVYVIDDPAINAFATGRDPAHASIAVTSGAIQKLANEELEGVLAHELSHIRNYDIRLMMMVVVLVGTVMLLADWFFRISFSGRNRRDNDHGGNGLFAIIGLVLVILAPILAQLIKFAVSRRREYLADASGALITRFPEGLARALAKIEADARPLAGASAATAHLYFANPFSGRAVANLFSTHPPIAERIAALAKMSGPTNI; via the coding sequence ATGACCACCTACGACTTCGTCGCCGCCAATAAAAGAAAGACCGCTCTGCTCATGGCGGTCTTCTTGGCGGTCGTGATCGGCCTCGGCTGGTGGCTGGACCGGACCTATAATGGCGGCGGATTCTACATCGCCCTTGCCGTCATCTATTCGACCGGCTCGGCGCTCGTGAGCTACTACGCCGGCGACAAGGTCGCCCTCGCCACCTCCGGCGCCCGGCCGGTGACCGAGACTGACAATCCCTATCTCGTGCGGATGGTCGACAACCTCTGCATCTCGGTCGGCCTGCCGAAGCCGCGTGTCTACGTCATCGACGACCCGGCGATCAACGCCTTCGCGACCGGCCGCGATCCGGCGCACGCTTCGATCGCCGTCACGAGCGGCGCGATCCAGAAACTCGCCAACGAGGAACTCGAAGGCGTGCTGGCCCACGAACTGTCCCACATCCGCAACTATGACATCCGGCTCATGATGATGGTCGTAGTCCTCGTCGGCACCGTCATGCTGCTAGCCGACTGGTTCTTCCGGATCTCTTTCTCCGGCCGCAACCGGCGCGATAACGACCATGGCGGCAACGGCCTGTTCGCCATCATCGGCCTCGTGCTCGTGATCCTGGCTCCGATTCTCGCCCAATTGATCAAGTTCGCTGTTTCCCGACGGCGCGAATATCTGGCCGACGCTTCCGGCGCGCTCATCACCCGCTTCCCCGAAGGCCTGGCCCGTGCGCTCGCCAAGATCGAAGCGGACGCGCGACCGCTGGCCGGCGCTTCGGCGGCGACCGCTCATCTCTACTTCGCCAATCCCTTTTCCGGACGCGCCGTCGCCAATCTTTTTTCCACTCACCCGCCGATTGCGGAACGCATCGCCGCCCTGGCGAAAATGTCCGGTCCGACGAATATCTAA